From a single Mycolicibacterium moriokaense genomic region:
- a CDS encoding amino acid-binding protein, producing MATDLTLYLDDEPGELARVGDMLGKAGANIAGLCAVTSGGGQAVVHILVEDATPAFEALHDAGIEIASEQEVLVLPIDDRPGALGEVAQRLGEAKVNLTLAYLATNTRLVLAADDLAAARSALS from the coding sequence ATGGCGACTGACCTGACGCTCTATCTCGATGACGAGCCCGGCGAACTCGCCAGGGTCGGGGACATGCTCGGCAAGGCGGGAGCCAACATCGCCGGGCTGTGCGCGGTGACATCGGGGGGCGGGCAAGCAGTGGTGCACATCCTCGTCGAGGACGCGACCCCGGCTTTCGAGGCGCTGCACGACGCGGGGATCGAGATCGCCTCTGAACAGGAGGTGCTTGTGCTGCCGATCGACGACCGACCCGGTGCGCTCGGCGAGGTCGCTCAGCGGCTGGGCGAAGCGAAGGTGAACCTGACGCTCGCCTACCTGGCGACGAACACCCGGCTGGTCCTGGCGGCCGACGATCTCGCCGCCGCCCGCTCCGCGCTCAGCTGA
- a CDS encoding alpha/beta fold hydrolase produces the protein MVVAIARPKLEGNIAVGDDRQIGFAEFGDPQGRAIFWLHGTPGARRQIPMEARVYAEQQRIRLIGVDRPGIGSSTPHSYDTVIAFADDLRTIADTLGLEKFAVVGLSGGGPYTLGCAAAMPDRVVAAGVIGGVAPTMGPDAIAGGLMGNLGTRVAPLLQVAGVPIGFVASAIIRLIRPVASPATDLYGRVSPEADRRLLARPEIKAMFLDDLLNGSRKQLSAPFSDVVVFARDWGFRLSDVEVPVRWWHGDADHIVPYAHGQHVVSRLRDAELYPMPGESHLAGLGRAEEILHTMTKVWDEVGS, from the coding sequence ATGGTTGTCGCAATTGCCCGTCCCAAGCTCGAAGGCAACATCGCCGTCGGCGATGATCGCCAGATCGGATTCGCCGAGTTCGGTGACCCGCAGGGCCGTGCGATCTTCTGGCTGCACGGAACGCCCGGCGCCAGGCGTCAGATCCCGATGGAAGCGCGGGTCTACGCCGAACAGCAGCGCATCCGGCTGATCGGGGTGGACCGGCCGGGCATCGGCTCGTCGACCCCGCACAGCTATGACACCGTCATCGCCTTCGCCGATGACCTACGCACCATCGCCGACACCCTTGGGCTGGAGAAGTTCGCCGTCGTGGGGCTGTCCGGCGGTGGGCCCTACACACTCGGCTGCGCGGCGGCGATGCCGGACCGCGTCGTGGCCGCCGGCGTCATCGGCGGCGTCGCCCCGACGATGGGTCCCGACGCCATCGCCGGGGGCCTGATGGGCAACCTCGGTACGCGGGTCGCTCCGCTGCTGCAGGTGGCCGGGGTCCCGATCGGATTCGTCGCCAGCGCGATCATCCGGCTGATCCGGCCCGTGGCGTCACCGGCCACCGACCTGTACGGCCGGGTGTCGCCGGAGGCCGACCGCCGGCTGCTCGCCCGGCCCGAGATCAAGGCGATGTTCCTCGACGACCTGCTCAACGGCAGTCGCAAACAGCTCTCGGCGCCGTTCTCCGATGTCGTCGTCTTCGCCAGGGACTGGGGTTTCCGCCTGAGCGACGTCGAGGTGCCCGTGCGCTGGTGGCACGGCGACGCCGACCACATCGTGCCGTACGCGCACGGCCAGCACGTGGTGTCGCGACTGCGCGACGCCGAGCTGTATCCGATGCCCGGCGAAAGCCACCTCGCGGGCCTCGGCCGTGCCGAGGAGATCCTGCACACCATGACCAAGGTGTGGGACGAGGTCGGCTCCTAA
- a CDS encoding alkaline phosphatase family protein gives MELPKPDPESPHLADVIPSVLTAMGVEGFDGRIPLPVDVAGACVLLIDGLGAELLDAHADDAPVMAGLRGRTLQVGFPATTVAGLASLGTGCRSGEHGLVGYSFRLPDVGVVNPLRWRMHPWGDDLRKAAPPEQVQPMPTTFERAVAAGAKVSVISGAEFTESGMTRAVLRGGRYIGVQALGDLAARVQEAVADGGLCYAYHSELDMMGHLYGPGSPAWRLQLRQVDRLVESVVEGLPPGGLLAVVADHGMVWVDSSEAVDIDSEPALTEGVTDVGGEARARHIYVAPGAVDDVLAAWRDTVAERAWVVSRDEAIDAGWFGERVTDETRRRIGDVVAAARGSIGLLRRTAEPLESSLIGQHGSLTTAEQNIPLLLAHG, from the coding sequence GTGGAGCTACCCAAACCCGATCCGGAGAGCCCACACCTCGCGGACGTCATTCCGTCGGTTCTCACGGCCATGGGTGTGGAGGGTTTCGATGGCCGAATCCCGCTACCCGTAGACGTGGCCGGAGCGTGCGTACTGCTCATCGACGGGCTGGGCGCAGAACTGCTCGATGCCCACGCAGACGACGCTCCGGTGATGGCGGGCCTGCGTGGCCGCACGCTGCAGGTCGGTTTTCCCGCCACCACCGTCGCCGGGCTCGCGTCGCTGGGCACCGGCTGCCGGTCCGGCGAGCACGGCCTGGTCGGCTACTCCTTCCGACTACCGGATGTCGGGGTCGTGAACCCTTTGCGGTGGCGTATGCACCCGTGGGGCGACGACCTCCGAAAAGCCGCGCCGCCCGAGCAGGTTCAGCCCATGCCTACGACGTTCGAACGCGCCGTCGCTGCCGGCGCCAAGGTCAGCGTGATCTCCGGCGCGGAATTCACCGAATCCGGCATGACGCGTGCCGTTCTGCGGGGCGGTCGGTACATCGGCGTGCAGGCGCTCGGCGACCTGGCCGCACGTGTCCAGGAGGCCGTCGCCGACGGCGGGTTGTGCTACGCGTACCACAGCGAGCTCGACATGATGGGGCACCTCTACGGACCCGGGTCGCCCGCGTGGCGACTGCAGCTGCGCCAGGTCGATCGCCTGGTGGAATCGGTGGTAGAGGGCCTGCCGCCGGGTGGATTGCTCGCGGTGGTGGCCGACCACGGGATGGTCTGGGTGGACAGCTCCGAGGCCGTCGACATCGACAGCGAGCCCGCGCTGACCGAGGGGGTGACGGATGTCGGGGGCGAGGCGCGCGCGAGACATATATATGTAGCCCCCGGCGCCGTCGACGACGTCCTGGCCGCGTGGCGGGACACCGTCGCCGAACGGGCGTGGGTGGTGTCGCGCGACGAGGCGATCGACGCGGGGTGGTTCGGCGAGCGCGTGACCGACGAGACGCGGCGCCGCATCGGTGATGTCGTGGCCGCCGCTCGCGGGTCCATAGGTTTGCTGAGACGAACCGCCGAGCCCCTCGAATCGTCGCTCATCGGCCAGCACGGATCGCTCACTACCGCCGAGCAGAACATCCCGCTGCTGCTCGCACACGGATGA
- the yaaA gene encoding peroxide stress protein YaaA → MIVLLPPSETKHPGGDGPPLRLDTLSLPELTPLRAALVDELVKLAADESACMKALGLSKSQRAEIERNAALRNAPTLPAINRYTGVLYDALDIQSLKGAAADRARSRLAVGSALFGVVRADDAIPAYRLSATSKLPGQPGLSTRWRPLLEPLLAQLAKEELVVDLRSGSYAALGRLPGAVQVEVVSERADGKRAVVSHFNKAHKGRLARVLASTRSEPDDAGAVATIARRAGMRVERDGDRLTIVVTA, encoded by the coding sequence GTGATCGTTCTGCTGCCACCGTCGGAGACGAAGCATCCCGGCGGCGACGGACCACCGTTGCGCCTGGACACCCTGTCCCTACCCGAGCTCACGCCGCTGCGCGCCGCGCTGGTCGACGAGCTGGTGAAGCTGGCCGCCGACGAGTCGGCGTGTATGAAAGCGCTCGGGCTGTCGAAGTCGCAACGCGCGGAGATCGAACGCAACGCCGCGCTGCGCAATGCCCCTACACTGCCTGCGATCAACCGCTACACCGGCGTGCTGTACGACGCGCTAGACATCCAATCGCTCAAGGGCGCCGCCGCGGACCGGGCCCGAAGTCGGCTTGCGGTGGGCTCGGCGCTCTTCGGTGTCGTGCGTGCCGACGACGCCATTCCCGCGTACCGGCTCTCCGCGACCTCGAAACTGCCCGGACAGCCCGGTCTGTCCACCCGATGGCGGCCGCTGCTCGAGCCGCTCCTGGCTCAGCTGGCGAAAGAAGAGTTGGTCGTCGATCTGCGGTCAGGCTCGTACGCGGCGCTGGGCAGGCTGCCGGGAGCCGTCCAGGTCGAGGTGGTCTCCGAGCGCGCCGACGGAAAGCGCGCCGTCGTGAGTCACTTCAACAAGGCGCACAAGGGACGGCTGGCACGCGTCCTGGCGTCCACTCGCTCCGAGCCCGACGACGCGGGTGCCGTCGCCACCATCGCGCGGCGCGCGGGTATGCGCGTGGAACGGGACGGCGACCGCCTGACGATCGTCGTGACCGCCTGA
- a CDS encoding glycoside hydrolase, giving the protein MFAVATLLTLVNSVSGTPYISGGDSPAGTDCSGLVSWVTNAATGRPIYGDRFHTGNIEQALLSRGFQYGTQPGALNVGWNGGHTAATLPDGTPVSSGEGGGVKVGGGGAFQSQFTKHMFLPMPADQVPPPPGAPVVLMAGEAPPPPMAPPPAPDPMLAPPPAPAPPMAPPPPPAPPVGPDPMLAPPPPPPPADPFAPPPPVDPMAPPPAPGAPPAPMPPA; this is encoded by the coding sequence ATGTTTGCTGTCGCAACCCTTTTGACGCTTGTCAACTCGGTGTCGGGCACGCCGTACATCAGCGGTGGGGATTCCCCGGCCGGCACCGACTGCTCGGGTCTGGTCTCCTGGGTCACCAACGCCGCCACCGGCCGGCCCATCTACGGGGACCGATTCCACACCGGAAACATCGAGCAGGCGCTGCTTTCGCGTGGCTTCCAGTACGGCACGCAGCCCGGTGCCCTCAACGTCGGCTGGAACGGCGGCCACACGGCCGCGACGCTGCCCGACGGCACTCCGGTGTCCTCCGGTGAGGGCGGCGGTGTGAAGGTCGGTGGTGGCGGCGCGTTCCAGTCGCAGTTCACCAAGCACATGTTCCTGCCGATGCCTGCCGATCAGGTGCCGCCACCCCCTGGCGCCCCAGTCGTGTTGATGGCCGGAGAGGCGCCCCCGCCGCCGATGGCCCCGCCTCCGGCTCCGGATCCGATGCTGGCTCCACCTCCGGCACCCGCTCCGCCGATGGCACCGCCTCCGCCGCCCGCTCCGCCGGTCGGACCGGACCCGATGCTGGCGCCGCCTCCGCCCCCGCCGCCGGCCGATCCGTTCGCGCCGCCGCCCCCGGTCGACCCGATGGCTCCGCCGCCGGCACCGGGCGCACCGCCGGCGCCGATGCCTCCGGCCTGA
- a CDS encoding fatty acid--CoA ligase has product MDSTMQDFPLTVTAILRHGTTWCSGRKVITKTPDGYREISFGELGARVAQLANGLRCLGVADGDRVATFMWNNQEHLEAYFAAPCMGAVLHTLNIRLSGEQIAFIANQAEDRVVLVDMSLAPLFAAVLPELTTVRTVVAVGAGDLDALTASGKQVIRYDDLLDGQPRTYDWPDLNEKSGAAMCYTSGTTGNPKGVVYSHRSSYLHSMAVCSANAIGLADGDRVLPVVPMFHANAWGQPYAALMAGADLLLPDRYLQAEPLVDMIEAKRPTISAAVPTIWNDVLQYLNAHPGRDISSLRIVACGGSAVPLGMMKEYEQKYGVVIRQGWGMTETSPLAALAAPPPEVAGEDAWTLRATAGRVLSGVEIRIVDDDGGVLPNDGKAVGEIEIRGPWITASYYQNADASKFDDGWLRTGDVGRIDPQGFITLTDRAKDVIKSGGEWISSVELELCLMEHPAVLEAAVVAVPDERWQERPLAAVVVKEDAEATAEELRKYLCDRVARFWLPEWWTFIDEVPKTSVGKFDKKRIRSLHSDGAYDVVECRD; this is encoded by the coding sequence ATGGACAGCACGATGCAGGACTTTCCGCTGACCGTCACGGCGATCCTGCGGCACGGCACCACGTGGTGTTCGGGCCGCAAGGTGATCACGAAGACACCCGACGGGTACCGCGAGATCTCCTTCGGTGAACTCGGTGCCCGGGTCGCCCAGCTCGCCAACGGATTACGCTGCCTCGGAGTCGCGGACGGGGACCGCGTCGCGACATTCATGTGGAACAACCAGGAGCATCTGGAGGCCTACTTCGCCGCCCCGTGCATGGGTGCGGTGCTGCACACCCTGAACATCCGCCTGTCGGGCGAGCAGATCGCGTTCATCGCGAACCAGGCCGAGGATCGCGTCGTGTTGGTGGACATGTCGCTGGCCCCCTTGTTCGCGGCGGTGCTCCCGGAGCTGACGACGGTGCGCACTGTGGTGGCCGTCGGCGCAGGCGATCTCGATGCGCTCACCGCCTCGGGCAAGCAGGTGATCCGCTACGACGATCTTCTCGACGGGCAGCCGAGGACTTACGACTGGCCCGATCTCAACGAGAAGAGCGGCGCCGCAATGTGTTACACCAGCGGCACCACCGGCAATCCCAAAGGCGTTGTGTACAGCCACCGGTCGAGCTATCTGCATTCGATGGCCGTTTGTTCCGCGAACGCGATCGGCCTCGCCGACGGTGACCGCGTGCTACCGGTCGTGCCGATGTTCCACGCCAACGCCTGGGGCCAGCCCTACGCCGCGCTGATGGCAGGTGCGGATCTGCTGTTGCCCGACCGGTATCTGCAGGCCGAACCGCTCGTAGACATGATCGAAGCCAAGCGGCCCACCATCTCCGCGGCTGTCCCGACGATCTGGAACGATGTGCTGCAGTACCTGAACGCTCATCCCGGTCGCGACATCTCGTCGCTGAGAATCGTCGCGTGCGGAGGCTCGGCGGTGCCGCTCGGGATGATGAAGGAATACGAGCAGAAGTACGGCGTGGTCATTCGTCAGGGGTGGGGGATGACCGAGACGTCGCCGCTGGCGGCGCTGGCCGCACCGCCGCCGGAGGTCGCCGGGGAAGACGCGTGGACGTTGCGGGCCACGGCGGGCCGGGTGCTCAGCGGGGTGGAGATCAGGATCGTCGACGACGACGGCGGGGTCCTTCCGAATGATGGTAAAGCCGTGGGGGAGATAGAGATTCGCGGGCCGTGGATCACGGCGTCGTATTACCAGAACGCGGATGCGTCGAAGTTCGACGACGGCTGGCTGCGCACCGGCGACGTCGGCCGCATCGACCCGCAGGGGTTCATCACGCTCACAGACCGCGCCAAGGACGTGATCAAGTCGGGTGGCGAGTGGATCTCGTCGGTGGAACTGGAGTTGTGCCTCATGGAGCATCCCGCGGTACTGGAGGCGGCCGTCGTCGCGGTACCCGACGAGCGTTGGCAGGAGCGCCCGCTCGCCGCTGTCGTCGTCAAGGAAGATGCCGAGGCCACTGCGGAGGAACTACGAAAGTATCTGTGCGACAGGGTCGCCCGGTTCTGGCTCCCTGAGTGGTGGACGTTCATCGACGAAGTGCCGAAGACCAGCGTGGGCAAGTTCGACAAGAAACGCATCCGGTCGCTGCATTCCGACGGCGCTTACGACGTCGTCGAATGCCGGGACTGA